From a region of the Drosophila virilis strain 15010-1051.87 chromosome 3, Dvir_AGI_RSII-ME, whole genome shotgun sequence genome:
- the mRpS31 gene encoding small ribosomal subunit protein mS31, whose amino-acid sequence MLALRNTQKFNIRALLPAACKNVGLLSYSSSSQSKDDDGASSSDDEKQPKKQRKSAEKPKETAAQRLNRLLGSMQMQTTDQLADADFPRPGDANRRRREALKQDAATKDVITAAKNIASMLGTGENERKQTESELLAKLLGHSVEGGPDAPQGDDKSTPAVTAGTEKELNLSELIVGMKIDRRQQPQQTEQTRGEYVRRTLASRPKSRSGDHTSSQRPQRHIKREAETFSGSVNLYGGEPLGIFTKDSTKLLHSPDMLSTWSTLAERELKLQAAHPPANYFEQMIQWTAQGKVWRFPIDNEQDMHEEANVDFSEHIFLEQHLEGWCPNKGPIRHFMELVCVGLSKNPYVTAQEKKEHILWFRDYFEAKKDILKDLISKGSNESTKNVTA is encoded by the exons ATGTTGGCACTACGTAATACACAAAAGTTTAATATACG TGCCTTGCTGCCGGCAGCCTGCAAAAACGTGGGACTTCTAAGCTACTCAAGCTCTTCCCAGTCGAAGGACGATGATGGTGCCTCCTCTTCGGATGATGAGAAGCAGCCGAAGAAGCAGCGTAAGTCTGCAGAGAAACCCAAAGAAACAGCGGCACAGCGCCTGAATCGCTTGCTGGGCagcatgcaaatgcaaactACGGATCAGCTAGCGGATGCGGACTTTCCACGCCCCGGCGATGCTAATCGCCGGCGCCGGGAGGCACTTAAGCAGGATGCTGCCACAAAGGACGTTATTACAGCAGCCAAGAATATTGCCAGTATGTTGGGCACGGGCGAAAACGAGAGAAAACAAACCGAATCCGAACTGCTAGCTAAGCTGTTGGGGCACAGCGTGGAAGGTGGACCAGATGCACCGCAAGGCGATGACAAGAGCACACCAGCAGTTACTGCTGGCACAGAAAAGGAACTGAATTTAAG CGAACTAATTGTGGGCATGAAAATCGATCGTCGccaacagccgcagcaaacGGAGCAAACTCGCGGCGAATATGTGCGTCGCACATTGGCATCGCGTCCCAAATCCAGGTCGGGTGATCACACATCGTCGCAGCGTCCGCAGCGACACATTAAACGTGAAGCGGAAACCTTCTCAGGCAGCGTCAACTTGTATGGTGGCGAGCCTTTGGGTATTTTTACCAAAGACTCAACAAAACTGCTGCATTCACCGGACATGCTTTCCACCTGGTCCACGCTGGCTGAGCGTGAATTGAAACTACAGGCAGCTCATCCACCTGCCAACTACTTTGAGCAGATGATCCAATGGACGGCACAAGGCAAAGTTTGGCGTTTCCCGATTGACAACGAGCAGGATATGCATGAGGAGGCGAATGTTGACTTTTCGGAGCACATCTTTCTGGAACAGCATTTGGAGGGCTGGTGTCCCAACAAGGGGCCCATACGCCATTTCATGGAGCTGGTGTGCGTAGGCCTCTCCAAAAACCCGTATGTTACGGCGCAAGAGAAGAAGGAGCACATTTTGTGGTTCCGCGATTACTTTGAGGCCAAAAAGGACATTCTCAAAGATCTAATAAGCAAAGGAAGCAATGAAAGCACAAAGAATGTAACGGCTTAG
- the LOC6624582 gene encoding vacuolar protein sorting-associated protein 26C gives MSGNAFNFEIKLKRENKVYYENDMLVGCVQFQCPAETKHDGILLTLDGVVNLQLSSKTVGLFDAFYNSVKPINLLQNSLELSAPGKLSAGNSEFHFELPLVCKKEPRKLYETYHGVFISINYQLKCDVNVKRNFLGKSLQKVQQFCVQYKPAPLSDEATRAVPFSLSMTNAKERVTMPRFLITGRLDRLESCVTMPITGSLTVQHTEAPIRSIEMQLVRVETCGCDEGYSKDATEVQTIQIADGNVMPKLEIPIYMVLPRLFTCPTLLTKNFKIEFELNLVVLFKEEHTVSENFKLVLKRASGPLPSKINTAGR, from the exons ATGAGTGGAAATGCCTTCAACTTTGAAATTAAGTTAAAGCGTGAGAATAAAGTGTATTATGAGAAT GACATGCTTGTGGGCTGCGTGCAGTTTCAGTGTCCGGCTGAAACCAAGCACGACGGCATACTCCTTACACTAGACGGCGTGGTCAACTTGCAATTAAGTAGCAAAACTGTCGGCCTATTCGATGCCTTCTACAACTCGGTGAAGCCCATCAATTTGCTGCAGAACAGTCTGGAGCTGTCGGCTCCGGGTAAACTAAGTGCCGGCAACTCGGAATTCCACTTTGAATTGCCGTTGGTGTGCAAGAAGGAGCCCCGCAAACTATATGAAACATATCACGGCGTCTTCATCAGCATCAACTATCAGCTGAAGTGCGATGTCAATGTGAAGCGCAACTTTCTGGGCAAATCCCTACAGAAAGTGCAGCAATTCTGTGTGCAATACAAGCCTGCGCCCCTAAGCGACGAGGCGACCCGCGCCGTCCCGTTCAGCCTGAGCATGACCAATGCCAAGGAGCGTGTAACGATGCCGCGTTTCCTAATCACTGGCCGGCTGGATCGCTTGGAATCCTGCGTCACGATGCCCATTACAGGCAGTCTGACCGTGCAGCATACCGAGGCGCCCATAAGGTCCATTGAGATGCAGCTGGTGCGCGTGGAGACCTGTGGCTGTGACGAGGGCTATTCCAAGGATGCAACTGAAGTGCAAACCATACAGATTGCCGACGGAAACGTTATGCCCAAGCTGGAAATACCAATTTATATGGTGTTGCCGCGCTTGTTTACATGCCCCACGCTTTTAACCAAGAACTTTAAAATTG AATTCGAGCTCAACTTGGTGGTGCTGTTTAAGGAGGAGCACACTGTCAGCGagaattttaaattagttCTAAAGCGCGCTTCCGGTCCATTGCCtagcaaaataaatacagcTGGACGCTGA
- the LOC6624628 gene encoding uncharacterized protein, whose translation MLNPHEARCIYHMLIMCLPIFAGIQLNVASATTELDLAPIPQLCDPIPCPADADMQCPEDSAIREMSEINAVDLFGSNAVGSASPAIATTEKSFFNSSLVPDELFAQCCLSKKCVCKTCYIPDCNSDEGEVVVELQPEAMNTPGQCCGKYECKREPNCTEVWDTDFYWLQSCQRCLCTSGARICQQSCDEGTNAICESKNLNTFFKDGENWEDGCYQCECVKGEQKCVIPFCGHVNCPRERQVILKDSCCPVCWPKGEPMPHEKPRNYDDGYGYDSEEQQVQQHQQHLETQTELPIAPPAATTTTTSATTTSTTQRVEPIEFASSSPAAAPPPPPCQMHDFPKVVEVVHQNNITAHLYPIIVIFLFVIIAALLWYIRRLHAKQRSYRPVSNFDDKV comes from the coding sequence AATTGGACTTGGCGCCCATTCCTCAGCTATGCGATCCGATACCATGTCCGGCAGATGCGGACATGCAGTGCCCGGAGGACAGCGCCATACGAGAGATGAGTGAGATAAATGCTGTGGATCTGTTCGGCTCGAATGCGGTGGGCAGCGCCAGTCCAGCAATTGCGACCACGGAGAAGTCTTTTTTCAACAGCAGCCTGGTGCCGGACGAGCTCTTTGCCCAGTGCTGTCTGTCCAAAAAGTGCGTGTGCAAGACGTGCTACATTCCCGACTGCAACAGCGACGAGGGTGAGGTTGTGGTCGAACTGCAGCCGGAGGCGATGAACACGCCCGGCCAGTGTTGCGGCAAGTATGAGTGCAAAAGGGAGCCCAACTGCACCGAGGTGTGGGACACCGATTTTTATTGGCTGCAGAGCTGCCAGCGCTGTTTGTGCACATCCGGCGCGCGGATTTGTCAGCAGAGCTGCGACGAGGGCACCAATGCCATATGCGAATCAAAGAACCTGAACACGTTCTTCAAGGACGGTGAAAATTGGGAGGATGGCTGCTATCAGTGTGAGTGCGTCAAGGGCGAGCAGAAGTGCGTAATACCCTTCTGCGGTCATGTCAACTGTCCCCGCGAACGTCAGGTAATACTAAAGGACAGCTGCTGCCCGGTCTGCTGGCCCAAAGGTGAACCCATGCCGCACGAGAAGCCGCGCAACTACGACGACGGCTATGGCTACGACAGCGAGGAGCAGCAGgtgcaacagcatcagcagcatctAGAAACCCAAACCGAGCTGCCCATTGCCCCACCTGCCGctaccacaacaacaacatctgcaaccaccaccagcaccactcAACGCGTTGAACCGATCGAgtttgccagcagcagccccgCTGCTGCCCCACCGCCACCGCCCTGCCAGATGCACGATTTTCCCAAGGTTGTGGAGGTCgtacatcaaaataatatcaCAGCACATCTTTATCCCATTATAGTGATTTTTCTGTTCGTTATCATTGCTGCCCTGCTCTGGTACATCAGGCGTTTGCATGCCAAACAGCGCTCCTACAGGCCCGTCTCCAACTTTGACGATAAGGTCTAG
- the mib1 gene encoding E3 ubiquitin-protein ligase mind-bomb produces MSCAATLTTAKDSTNAAASASSSATSVGVVVSGGSTVAAGVGNGGSGGGAGAAAGSAAAVARRFSMEGVGARVIRGPDWKWNKQDGGEGHVGTVRNFESAEEVVVVWDNGTAANYRCAGAYDLRILDSAPTGVKHEGTMCDTCRQQPIFGIRWKCAECINYDVCSICYHGDKHHLRHRFYRISTPGGERAMVEPRRKSKKVLVRGIFPGARVVRGVDWQWEDQDGGVGRRGKVNEIQDWSSASPRSAAYVIWDNGSKNLYRVGFEGMADLKVVNDAKGSNVYRDHLPLLGENGPGKGPHGFQIGDKVTVDLDLEIVQSLQHGHGGWTDGMFECLSNAGMVVGIDEDHDIVVAYNSGNRWTFNPAVLTKVSSPTTAPPEFQVGDIVKICSDVESIKILQRGHGEWADAMQLTLGKIGRVQQVYHDNDLKVEVGNTSWTYNPLAVCKVVSSSGAGPGAAVAGDGNCAPVIPSGERLSAILKKLFEPNVSGDATEEFVKAAANGFASRCEEYLAGATQPSTSSAAAAAAAGSPSGGPVPEVNVNGVFAGHTALQAASQNGHIEVIQVLLRHSVDVEIEDKDGDRAVHHAAFGDEAAVIEILAKAGADLNARNKRRQTSLHIAVNKGHLNVVKTLLTLGCHPSLQDSEGDTPLHDAISKEHDEMLSLLLDFGADITLNNNNGFNALHHAALKGNPSAMKILLTKTNRPWIVEEKKDDGYTALHLAALNNHVEIAELLVHMGKANMDRQNVNLQTALHLAVERQHVQIVKLLVQDGADLNIADKDGDTPLHEALRHHTLSQLKQLQDVEGFGKLLMGLRNANNKKASASIACFLAANGADLTLKNRKLQTPLDLCPDPNLCKTLLKCYNERKTDDAELPGNVAGTSLNARARAQSAAAAGTAAGMHQSATANIPLNTVASGSAFGLNGLSTDMAQSMHADSTSSSSSNKNSSGTGGGSSNNNNNNKPTSLEECLVCSDGKRDTVFKPCGHVSCCETCAPRVKKCLICRETVTSREKIDECVVCSDRRAAVFFRPCGHMVACEHCSALMKKCVLCRTQIDEMLNFNLCCGGTGNAEKVCVAGTVCLTSTEEKFLEPPCVNTSGHSVAMNNTVVTPVAGSSNQLNSQNNLLAAAAAANASNLPGGMVAPSGVNNFQMDDVQKLKQQLQDIKEQTMCPVCFDRIKNMVFLCGHGTCQMCGDQIEGCPICRKTVEKRILLF; encoded by the exons ATGTCTTGTGCCGCAACACTAACAACGGCTAAAGATTCGACAAATGCCGCTGCCAGTGCATCATCTTCGGCTACCTCCGTGGGTGTGGTAGTCAGCGGAGGTAGCACTGTCGCCGCAGGTGTTGGCAAcggtggcagcggcggcggggCAGGTGCTGCTGCGGGCTCAGCTGCGGCGGTCGCCCGACGTTTTTCCATGGAAGGAGTTGGTGCGCGTGTGATTCGTGGCCCGGACTGGAAGTGGAACAAGCAG GATGGCGGCGAGGGGCATGTGGGCACGGTGCGCAACTTTGAGTCCGCCGAGGAGGTGGTCGTTGTCTGGGATAATGGAACCGCCGCTAATTATCGCTGTGCCGGCGCCTACGATCTGCGCATTCTAGACAGCGCGCCTACGGGCGTCAAACACGAGGGCACCATGTGCGATACGTGCCGCCAGCAGCCCATATTTGGCATACGCTGGAAGTGTGCCGAGTGCATCAATTACGATGTATGCTCCATATGCTATCACGGCGACAAGCATCATTTGCGTCATCGTTTCTACCGGATTAGCACGCCGGGCGGTGAGCGTGCAATGGTTGAGCCGCGCCGCAAGTCCAAGAAGGTGCTGGTGCGCGGCATCTTTCCAGGCGCTCGCGTTGTGCGCGGCGTTGACTGGCAGTGGGAGGATCAGGATGGCGGCGTTGGTCGTCGCGGTAAGGTGAACGAGATCCAGGATTGGTCATCCGCATCGCCGCGCTCAGCGGCCTACGTTATTTGGGATAATGGCTCCAAGAACTTGTATCGCGTCGGCTTTGAGGGCATGGCGGATCTCAAGGTGGTGAACGATGCCAAGGGCAGCAATGTATATCGCGATCATTTGCCGCTGCTGGGCGAGAATGGACCGGGCAAGGGGCCACATGGTTTTCAAATAGGCGACAAAGTCACCGTCGATTTGGATTTGGAGATTGTCCAATCGCTGCAGCACGGACACGGCGGCTGGACAGACGGCATGTTCGAGTGCCTCAGCAACGCGGGCATGGTGGTTGGCATTGATGAGGATCatgacattgttgttgcctacAACTCCGGCAATCGCTGGACATTCAATCCAGCTGTGCTGACCAAGGTATCTTCGCCAACAACAGCACCGCCCGAGTTCCAGGTGGGCGACATCGTCAAGATCTGCTCGGATGTGGAGAGCATTAAAATACTGCAGCGCGGCCATGGCGAATGGGCAGATGCCATGCAGTTGACACTGGGTAAAATTGGACGCGTCCAGCAAGTTTATCATGACAACGATCTGAAGGTGGAGGTGGGCAACACCTCCTGGACATACAATCCACTGGCTGTTTGCAAGGTGGTTTCCTCCAGCGGTGCCGGCCCTGGTGCTGCAGTCGCAGGCGATGGCAACTGTGCTCCAGTTATACCCAGCGGTGAACGCCTCTCAGCCATTCTAAAGAAACTCTTTGAGCCCAATGTATCCGGTGATGCCACCGAGGAGTTTGTCAAGGCTGCAGCCAATGGATTTGCG TCCCGTTGTGAGGAGTATTTGGCTGGTGCCACGCAGCCTTCGACGTCCAGTGCGGCGGCTGCCGCGGCTGCGGGCAGTCCCAGCGGCGGTCCCGTGCCGGAGGTGAATGTGAATGGTGTGTTTGCGGGTCACACCGCGCTGCAGGCCGCCAGCCAGAATGGCCATATTGAGGTCATTCAAGTGCTCCTGCGACACTCTGTCGATGTAGAGATCGAGGACAAGGACGGCGATCGCGCCGTGCATCATGCGGCCTTTGGTGATGAGGCAGCTGTCATTGAGATTTTGGCCAAGGCTGGCGCAGATCTAAACGCACGCAACAAACGTCGCCAGACCTCGCTGCATATTGCCGTCAACAAGGGGCATCTGAATGTGGTCAAGACGCTGCTCACGCTGGGCTGCCATCCCAGTTTGCAGGACTCCGAAGGTGACACGCCGCTCCACGATGCCATATCGAAG GAGCATGATGAGATGCTTTCGCTGCTGCTCGACTTTGGAGCTGATATCAcgctgaacaacaacaacggatTCAATGCGCTGCATCATGCTGCGCTAAAGGGCAATCCGAGCGCCATGAAGATATTGTTGACTAAAACGAATCGACCCTGGATTGTCGAGGAGAAAAAGGACGATGGCTATACGGCATTGCATTTGGCCGCACTGAACAATCACGTGGAAATTGCCGAATTGCTCGTCCACATGGGCAAAGCTAATATGGACAGGCAGAATGTGAATCTGCAGACGGCACTCCATTTGGCCGTGGAGCGGCAGCATGTCCAGATTGTTAAGCTGCTGGTGCAAGATGGCGCCGATTTGAATATAGCCGATAAAGATGGTGATACGCCGCTGCATGAGGCACTGCGTCATCACACACTCTCACAGCTAAAGCAGCTGCAGGATGTCGAGGGCTTTGGCAAGCTGCTGATGGGTCTGcgcaatgccaacaacaaaaaggcatCCGCATCAATTGCCTGCTTTCTGGCGGCCAATGGAGCCGATTTGACGCTGAAGAATCGCAAGCTGCAAACACCTTTGGACCTATGTCCAGATCCGAATCTCTGCAAAACGCTTCTGAAGTGCTACAACGAACGTAAAACCGATGACGCCGAGCTGCCGGGCAATGTGGCCGGCACGAGTCTCAATGCACGTGCGCGTGCCCAaagcgcagctgcagctggcacTGCAGCTGGCATGCATCAATCGGCCACGGCGAATATTCCACTCAATACTGTAGCCTCGGGGAGCGCTTTTGGGCTCAACGGACTCAGCACGGACATGGCACAGTCCATGCATGCAGatagcaccagcagcagcagcagcaacaaaaacagcagcggaactggcggcggcagcagcaataacaataataacaacaagccCACCAGCTTGGAGGAATGCCTCGTCTGCTCGGACGGCAAGCGAGACACCGTATTCAAGCCGTGCGGCCATGTTAGCTGCTGCGAGACGTGCGCGCCGCGTGTCAAGAAGTGTCTCATCTGCCGGGAGACGGTCACATCGCGCGAGAAGATTGACGAGTGCGTCGTCTGCTCGGATAGACGTGCAGCCGTCTTCTTTCGTCCCTGCGGTCACATGGTGGCCTGCGAGCATTGCAGTGCGCTGATGAAAAAGTGCGTCTTGTGTCGCACACAGATCGATGAGATGTTAAACTTTAACCTGTGTTGCGGTGGCACGGGTAACGCCGAAAAGGTTTGCGTCGCCGGCACCGTGTGCCTGACTTCCACTGAGGAGAAGTTTTTGGAGCCGCCATGTGTAAACACTTCCGGTCATAGCGTGGCCATGAATAACACGGTGGTCACCCCagtggctggcagcagcaaccaaTTGAATAGCCAGAATAATTTATtagctgctgcggcagcggcgaATGCTTCGAATTTACCAGGCGGCATGGTCGCGCCTTCAGGCGTCAACAATTTCCAAATGGACGATGTGCAGAAATTGAAACAACAGTTGCAGGACATCAAGGAGCag ACCATGTGCCCCGTTTGCTTCGATCGAATTAAGAATATGGTCTTTCTGTGCGGACATGGCACCTGCCAGATGTGCGGTGATCAAATCGAGGGCTGCCCAATTTGCCGCAAGACGGTGGAGAAGCGTATTTTGCTATTCTGA